A part of Salvelinus sp. IW2-2015 linkage group LG16, ASM291031v2, whole genome shotgun sequence genomic DNA contains:
- the LOC111976022 gene encoding testis-specific serine/threonine-protein kinase 6: MYTEKVLREMGYKLGATIGEGSYSKVKLASSQKHNSEVAIKIVDRKKAPHDFVHKFLPRELTLLRGVRHTNIVHVHEFIEVCNGRLYIVMEAAATDLLQKIQEVNSIPIAQAKTMFSQIVSAVNYLNQNNIVHRDMKCENVLLTRDNQVKITDFGFGRFAMGYPELSSTYCGSAAYAPPEVLLGVPYDPKKYDVWSLGVILYVMVTGCMPYDDSNVSKLPRAQRKALVYPDDVTVEEPCQQLIAYLMQFSPSNRPTIQQVAEQSWLQ, translated from the coding sequence ATGTACACAGAGAAAGTTCTGCGCGAGATGGGCTACAAGTTGGGAGCAACAATCGGCGAGGGAAGCTACTCCAAAGTGAAATTAGCCAGCTCCCAGAAACACAATTCTGAGGTGGCCATAAAAATTGTGGACCGCAAAAAGGCTCCCCACGACTTCGTCCACAAGTTTCTACCCAGGGAGCTGACACTTTTGAGGGGAGTGAGACATACCAATATTGTACATGTGCACGAATTCATCGAGGTTTGCAACGGCCGACTATACATAGTGATGGAGGCGGCAGCGACGGATCTTCTCCAAAAAATCCAAGAGGTCAATTCCATCCCCATAGCCCAGGCCAAGACCATGTTTTCACAGATTGTCAGCGCTGTGAACTATCTCAATCAAAACAACATCGTCCATCGAGACATGAAATGTGAGAATGTGCTGCTGACTAGGGACAACCAGGTGAAGATCACAGACTTTGGTTTTGGGAGGTTTGCTATGGGCTACCCTGAGCTGAGCAGCACCTACTGTGGTTCAGCGGCCTACGCCCCACCGGAGGTACTCCTCGGAGTTCCATACGACCCTAAGAAATATGATGTGTGGAGCTTGGGTGTGATTCTCTATGTCATGGTCACTGGGTGTATGCCGTACGACGATTCCAATGTCAGCAAACTCCCGCGGGCTCAGCGCAAGGCCTTGGTCTACCCGGACGACGTCACCGTGGAAGAGCCATGCCAGCAGTTAATTGCCTATCTGATGCAGTTCAGTCCTTCTAACCGCCCGACAATCCAACAGGTGGCAGAGCAGTCTTGGTTGCAATAA